A single genomic interval of Porphyromonas sp. oral taxon 275 harbors:
- a CDS encoding YeiH family protein yields MDSSTTRGRALGLSLIALLALSVTLLAQCSWAQQLRLSPMVLGVVLGMLLADTLRPQLPESWDGAFRIAGKQLLRAGIVFYGCRLTLEALTELGPEAILIDTIVVLGTLLLGELLGRALGLERSERLLIASGSAICGAAAVLATEPVVRARSHSTVVAVGTVVLFGTLSMFVYPLLYRWGALEALGLRGVGIYTGATVHEVAHVVGAGAAMSPEIAALATLTKMIRVLLLAPVLLGLSFLMRERQAGGSASGKGRVQIPWFACYFILVVLANSLLAHLASAGGWAESYRTVTDWIQTADTFVLTMAMTAIGMEARLAKFRQSGVKPFLLALGLYLWLVGGGYLLVRFLA; encoded by the coding sequence ATGGATAGCTCCACGACCCGCGGCCGTGCCCTCGGCCTCAGCCTCATCGCGCTACTGGCCCTCAGCGTCACGCTGCTAGCCCAGTGCAGCTGGGCGCAGCAGCTGCGCCTCAGCCCCATGGTGCTGGGGGTCGTGCTGGGTATGCTGCTGGCCGATACGCTGCGCCCGCAGCTACCTGAGTCCTGGGACGGCGCCTTCCGCATCGCGGGCAAGCAGCTGCTGCGCGCGGGGATCGTCTTCTACGGCTGCCGCCTGACGCTGGAGGCGCTCACCGAGCTAGGCCCCGAGGCCATCCTCATCGACACGATCGTTGTCCTAGGGACGCTCCTCCTCGGGGAGCTCCTCGGCCGCGCCCTGGGGCTAGAGCGTAGCGAGCGGCTCCTCATCGCCTCGGGGAGCGCCATCTGCGGCGCCGCAGCCGTGCTCGCCACGGAGCCCGTAGTACGAGCGCGCTCGCACAGCACGGTGGTGGCAGTGGGTACGGTGGTACTCTTCGGAACGCTCTCGATGTTCGTCTACCCGCTCCTCTACCGCTGGGGCGCGCTGGAGGCCCTCGGCCTGCGCGGCGTCGGCATCTATACGGGCGCCACGGTTCACGAGGTGGCGCACGTCGTCGGGGCAGGGGCGGCGATGAGTCCCGAGATCGCTGCGCTGGCGACCCTGACCAAGATGATACGCGTCCTGCTGCTGGCCCCGGTGCTCCTCGGGCTGAGCTTCCTGATGCGCGAGCGGCAGGCTGGCGGCAGTGCCTCGGGCAAGGGGCGGGTGCAGATCCCCTGGTTCGCCTGCTACTTCATCCTCGTGGTGCTGGCCAATTCCCTCTTGGCTCACTTGGCCAGCGCAGGCGGCTGGGCGGAGAGCTACAGGACGGTGACGGACTGGATACAGACGGCCGACACCTTCGTCCTAACGATGGCCATGACGGCGATTGGGATGGAGGCGCGGCTGGCTAAGTTCCGTCAGTCGGGTGTGAAGCCCTTCCTGCTGGCCCTCGGCCTCTACCTCTGGCTCGTCGGTGGCGGCTACCTCCTGGTACGCTTCCTAGCCTAG
- a CDS encoding replication-associated recombination protein A, whose translation MTLLKPLAERMRPTSLEGYFGQRHLVGPEGVLRRMIEQQRLPSLIFWGPPGVGKTTLAEIIARSLDTSFHSLSAVHSGVKEVREVLERIAGEQAGLFGRSIRPILFIDEIHRFSKSQQDSLLGAVEQGLVTLIGATTENPSFEVIRPLLSRCQVYTLEPLGAEELLGLLEHALTTDEQLRTRHIELRETAALLHLSGGDARRALNILELVTLSSTADPLVVTDALISSLVQTNPLAFDKGGELHYDIASALIKSIRGSDPDAAIYWLARLIEGGEDPSFIARRLMISAAEDIGLANPNALLLAEACAASLERIGWPEGRIPLAETVIYLACSEKSNSAYLAIDRALALVRQTGNQPVPLHLRNAPTSLMKDLGYGSDYRYPHDAPGHFLEQQYLPDTLRGQVLWEPQPHSAAEQQLDERQRKRWRR comes from the coding sequence ATGACTCTACTCAAGCCACTAGCCGAGCGCATGCGCCCCACAAGCCTAGAGGGCTACTTCGGTCAGCGCCACCTCGTGGGCCCCGAGGGCGTCCTCAGGCGGATGATCGAGCAGCAGCGCCTGCCCTCGCTCATCTTCTGGGGGCCACCAGGCGTGGGCAAGACGACGCTGGCGGAGATCATCGCCCGCAGCCTCGACACCAGCTTCCACAGCCTCAGCGCCGTACACTCGGGCGTCAAGGAGGTACGCGAGGTGCTGGAGCGTATCGCAGGGGAGCAGGCGGGACTCTTCGGGCGCAGCATCCGTCCCATCCTCTTCATCGATGAGATCCACCGCTTCAGCAAGAGCCAGCAGGACTCGCTGCTGGGCGCCGTCGAGCAGGGGCTGGTGACGCTCATCGGCGCCACGACGGAGAACCCCAGCTTCGAGGTCATCCGCCCCCTGCTCTCGCGCTGCCAGGTCTACACCCTCGAGCCGCTGGGGGCCGAGGAGCTCTTGGGGCTCCTAGAGCACGCCCTCACCACGGACGAGCAGCTACGCACGCGGCACATCGAGCTAAGGGAGACGGCCGCCCTGCTGCACCTCTCGGGCGGCGATGCCCGCCGCGCGCTCAACATCCTCGAGCTCGTCACCCTCTCCTCCACGGCCGATCCGCTGGTGGTGACCGACGCCCTCATCTCCAGCCTCGTGCAGACCAATCCGCTGGCCTTCGACAAGGGCGGCGAGCTGCACTACGACATCGCCTCCGCCTTGATCAAGAGCATACGCGGCAGCGACCCCGACGCCGCCATCTACTGGCTGGCGCGCCTCATCGAGGGGGGCGAAGACCCCAGCTTCATCGCCCGACGCCTGATGATATCCGCCGCCGAAGACATCGGCCTGGCGAACCCCAATGCGCTGCTGCTGGCCGAGGCCTGCGCCGCCAGCCTCGAGCGTATCGGCTGGCCCGAGGGACGCATCCCGCTGGCCGAGACGGTCATCTATCTGGCCTGCAGCGAGAAGAGCAACTCCGCCTACCTCGCCATAGATCGCGCCCTCGCTCTCGTTCGCCAGACGGGCAATCAGCCCGTACCGCTGCACCTGCGCAATGCCCCGACCTCGCTGATGAAGGACCTCGGCTACGGCAGCGACTACCGCTATCCGCACGATGCCCCAGGGCACTTCCTCGAGCAGCAGTACCTGCCCGATACGCTTCGCGGCCAAGTGCTCTGGGAGCCGCAGCCCCACAGCGCCGCCGAGCAGCAGCTCGACGAGCGGCAGCGTAAGCGCTGGCGTCGCTAG
- the mtaB gene encoding tRNA (N(6)-L-threonylcarbamoyladenosine(37)-C(2))-methylthiotransferase MtaB, with product MTDRTQFEDKKAAYYTLGCKLNFAETSTIGRQLLAEGIRSVRPGERADICVINTCSVTEQADRRCRYMIRKARREHPDSFVIVTGCYAQLSPEEVARMDGVGLVVGAEQKLDIAPYLEAIGRPTAEARLVHGRTRDIHSFHLSSSSDERTRHFLKVQDGCDYHCSYCTIPKARGRSRNGSIASLVEEAERIVAAGGREIVLTGVNIGDFGRSTGERFIDLVRALDQIEGLDRLRISSIEPNLLSDELIDYCATSQRVAPHFHIPLQSGSDEVLRLMRRRYDSALFRQHVEHIRRVLPEAFIGIDVIVGTRGERPEYFEDCYHFLEGLDFSQLHVFSYSERSGTSALQIQYTVSPQEKHRRSQRLMRLSEAKLRRYYERHLGRPQEVIWEQGCYEGLMLGHSEYYLRVAQPYDAAAVGTRSCVTPHQLLEGEQGLYLR from the coding sequence ATGACCGACCGCACACAGTTTGAGGACAAGAAGGCGGCCTACTATACCCTAGGCTGCAAGCTGAACTTCGCCGAGACCTCCACCATAGGGCGGCAGCTCTTGGCCGAGGGCATACGTAGCGTGCGTCCTGGGGAGCGTGCCGACATCTGCGTCATCAACACCTGCTCCGTCACCGAGCAGGCCGACCGCCGCTGCCGCTACATGATCCGCAAGGCTCGGCGCGAGCACCCCGACTCCTTCGTCATCGTCACGGGATGCTATGCTCAGCTGAGCCCCGAGGAGGTGGCGCGTATGGACGGCGTAGGCCTGGTGGTGGGCGCCGAGCAGAAGCTCGACATCGCCCCCTACCTCGAGGCCATCGGTCGCCCCACGGCCGAGGCACGTCTGGTACACGGCCGCACGCGGGACATCCATAGCTTCCACCTCAGCTCCTCCAGCGACGAGCGTACCCGCCACTTCCTCAAGGTGCAGGACGGATGCGACTATCACTGCAGCTACTGCACCATCCCCAAGGCGCGCGGACGTAGCCGCAATGGCTCCATCGCCTCGCTCGTCGAGGAGGCCGAGCGTATCGTCGCCGCGGGCGGACGCGAGATCGTCCTGACGGGCGTCAATATCGGGGACTTCGGCCGCAGCACGGGCGAGCGCTTCATCGACCTGGTGCGCGCCCTCGACCAGATCGAGGGCCTCGACCGCCTACGTATCAGCAGCATCGAGCCCAACCTCCTCAGCGATGAGCTCATCGACTACTGCGCCACCAGCCAGCGCGTAGCGCCCCACTTCCACATCCCCCTACAGAGCGGCAGCGACGAGGTGCTCCGACTGATGCGCCGCCGCTACGACAGCGCCCTCTTCCGCCAGCACGTGGAGCATATACGGCGTGTGCTGCCCGAGGCCTTCATCGGCATCGACGTCATCGTCGGCACGCGCGGCGAGCGGCCCGAGTACTTCGAGGACTGCTATCACTTCCTCGAGGGACTGGACTTCTCCCAGCTGCATGTCTTCTCCTACTCCGAGCGCTCAGGCACCAGCGCCCTACAGATCCAGTACACGGTGAGCCCGCAGGAGAAGCACAGGCGCAGCCAGCGGCTGATGCGCCTCTCCGAGGCCAAGCTCCGCCGCTACTACGAGCGCCACCTAGGCCGCCCGCAGGAGGTCATCTGGGAGCAAGGCTGCTACGAGGGCCTCATGCTAGGTCACAGCGAGTACTACCTGCGTGTGGCGCAGCCCTACGACGCGGCTGCCGTGGGCACCCGCTCGTGTGTCACCCCACACCAGCTGCTGGAGGGCGAGCAGGGGCTCTACCTCCGCTAA
- a CDS encoding TonB-dependent receptor domain-containing protein, which produces MRITTNLICIVAAASSLAAQTSKSPIKGTLLGGSTQRPVDFASLLLRSPKDSTLVTGSQSKADGSFRFEAPHGSYILEVRALGYKTWHRQLTLTSATDLGKILLSEDAKQLGEVQIAAKRPIMQRKADRMVFDPEQLAPSGSTALDLLRETPGLNVTDQGISLIGKGQVIVLINDKRVRLSGSALANLLRSYSKADLSEVQILTTPPAKYEAEGNAGVLNIVLKKAKNDFFGGNISTDFNYRDERWGYYASTGLNYKKDRISSSLQLNAGQGTYRGGFATYRSYTQRPLYSSSESKFENVDKWAGLRASLDYQLSPELSLGGSLSFSPSTEKPRRENLTEDYLTLPSGERQLQLRMPGTADETNRSSYTSANVHLEKSFAGHAGRRLSWDVDYVGFESREERNFDSKSYSSTGALLPGQDFRFDSETHQQTRSYIGSIDYSHPLGAMQLNFGAKGSWTRTSNVNDYAASSTLGERHDQLRFDEHIYALYADLARPLSAQWSLRGGLRLEYTHTDGQVNGQRRLKTRDYLNLFPTVFVGYTPSERHAFSLNGSIRLHRPSFGQLSPFPRYENRYNTLQGKEDLRAAQQANLSLGYTLGGKLNIQLSGSHLWDGINQVIRLDPATNQGYYTHDNAASETRLALDMSYVFNSWSFLQSYISQQVSYTDSYALYQGSKLYSSSGLSYNFNINNTLFLNPSKTLQGTVSLYYTAPMYEAGLRIGHILNGGLGLSYSLLQGKLRLTTGLSNLFAKDMVIRLGNADYQMRVVNTATANNFKIGLSYHFGAPIKGKEARGSAQELRSRM; this is translated from the coding sequence ATGAGAATCACAACTAACCTCATCTGCATCGTCGCCGCTGCCAGCAGCCTCGCGGCACAGACGAGCAAGAGCCCCATCAAGGGGACGCTCCTCGGCGGGAGCACGCAGCGCCCCGTGGACTTCGCCAGCCTGCTGCTCCGTAGTCCCAAGGACAGCACCCTCGTGACGGGGTCCCAGAGTAAGGCCGACGGCTCCTTCCGCTTCGAGGCCCCCCACGGTAGCTACATCCTCGAGGTACGTGCCCTAGGCTACAAGACCTGGCACCGACAGCTCACCCTCACCAGCGCTACCGACCTAGGCAAGATCCTCCTGAGTGAAGACGCTAAGCAGCTCGGAGAGGTACAGATCGCCGCCAAGCGCCCCATCATGCAGCGCAAGGCCGACCGCATGGTCTTCGACCCCGAGCAGCTCGCCCCCTCGGGCTCTACCGCTCTAGACCTCCTACGCGAGACCCCTGGCCTCAATGTCACCGACCAGGGGATCAGCCTCATCGGCAAGGGGCAGGTCATCGTCCTGATCAATGACAAGCGCGTGCGCCTCTCGGGATCAGCGCTCGCCAATCTCCTACGCAGCTACTCCAAGGCCGACCTCAGCGAGGTGCAGATCCTCACCACACCTCCTGCCAAGTACGAGGCCGAGGGCAATGCGGGCGTGCTGAACATCGTGCTGAAGAAGGCCAAGAATGACTTCTTCGGCGGGAACATCAGCACCGACTTCAACTATCGAGACGAACGCTGGGGCTACTATGCCTCCACGGGGCTCAACTACAAGAAGGACCGCATCAGCTCCTCCCTGCAGCTCAACGCCGGCCAAGGCACCTACCGCGGAGGCTTCGCCACCTACCGCAGCTACACCCAGCGGCCGCTCTACTCCAGTAGCGAGTCTAAGTTCGAGAACGTCGATAAGTGGGCGGGGCTGCGTGCCTCACTCGACTACCAGCTGAGCCCTGAGCTGAGCCTCGGCGGCAGCCTCTCCTTCTCTCCCAGCACAGAGAAGCCCCGCCGAGAGAACCTCACCGAGGACTACCTGACCCTCCCCTCAGGAGAGCGGCAGCTCCAGCTGCGTATGCCTGGGACGGCCGATGAGACCAACCGCTCGAGCTACACCTCGGCCAACGTCCACCTAGAGAAGAGCTTCGCAGGACACGCCGGACGCCGCCTCAGCTGGGACGTCGACTACGTGGGCTTCGAGAGCAGGGAGGAGCGCAACTTTGACTCTAAGAGCTACAGCAGCACGGGGGCACTGCTGCCCGGGCAGGACTTCCGCTTCGACTCCGAGACCCATCAGCAGACCCGCTCCTATATAGGCAGCATCGACTACAGCCATCCCCTAGGGGCGATGCAGCTGAACTTCGGGGCTAAGGGCAGCTGGACGCGCACGAGCAACGTCAATGACTACGCCGCCAGCAGCACCCTCGGGGAGCGCCACGACCAGCTACGCTTCGACGAGCATATCTACGCCCTCTACGCCGACCTAGCACGCCCCCTCTCGGCTCAGTGGAGTCTACGCGGTGGGCTGCGCCTAGAGTACACGCATACCGATGGCCAGGTCAACGGGCAGCGCCGCCTCAAGACACGGGACTACCTCAACCTCTTCCCCACGGTCTTCGTCGGCTATACGCCCAGCGAGCGCCACGCCTTCAGCCTCAACGGGAGCATACGCCTACACCGCCCCTCCTTCGGTCAGCTCTCCCCCTTCCCCAGGTATGAGAACCGCTACAACACGCTGCAGGGCAAGGAAGACCTCCGTGCTGCACAGCAGGCCAACCTAAGCCTCGGCTATACCCTCGGCGGGAAGCTGAATATCCAGCTCTCGGGGAGTCACCTCTGGGACGGTATCAACCAGGTCATCCGCCTCGATCCCGCGACCAACCAGGGCTACTACACGCACGACAACGCCGCAAGCGAGACACGCCTGGCGCTGGATATGAGCTACGTCTTCAACAGCTGGAGCTTCCTGCAGAGCTACATTAGCCAGCAGGTAAGCTACACCGACTCGTACGCGCTCTACCAGGGGAGCAAGCTCTACAGCAGCTCAGGCCTCAGCTACAACTTCAACATCAACAACACGCTCTTCCTCAACCCCAGCAAGACGCTCCAGGGGACGGTCTCCCTCTACTACACAGCGCCCATGTATGAGGCAGGCCTTAGGATAGGCCACATCCTCAACGGGGGGCTAGGGCTCTCCTACAGCCTCCTTCAGGGCAAGCTCCGCCTCACCACAGGGCTCTCCAACCTATTCGCCAAGGATATGGTCATACGTCTGGGCAATGCCGACTACCAGATGCGCGTCGTCAATACGGCTACGGCCAACAACTTCAAGATCGGCCTCAGCTACCACTTCGGGGCGCCCATCAAGGGTAAGGAGGCTAGAGGCAGCGCTCAGGAGCTGCGTTCTCGCATGTAG
- a CDS encoding DUF3276 family protein produces the protein MSQEKDWGKATLVSSQRIKAGTRYYYIDAKLDSKGNKYIVLSETKLKEGEAKPERHRIFVYEEDFAKLTRALAETILSLSGEQALAEAIPALSAVSSTQAQPLVGAEASPAGEDEFVPSAALEPTPDTPEDEDDEDLSLETINIEWTDEA, from the coding sequence ATGAGTCAAGAGAAGGATTGGGGCAAGGCGACACTTGTCTCCTCGCAGCGCATCAAGGCTGGCACACGCTACTACTACATAGACGCTAAGCTCGACAGCAAGGGCAATAAGTACATCGTACTCTCCGAGACCAAGCTCAAGGAGGGCGAGGCCAAGCCCGAGCGCCACCGTATCTTCGTCTACGAGGAGGACTTTGCTAAGCTCACCCGCGCTCTAGCCGAGACCATCCTCAGCCTCTCTGGAGAGCAGGCCCTCGCCGAGGCCATCCCCGCGCTGAGTGCCGTGAGCAGCACACAGGCCCAGCCGCTCGTAGGCGCCGAAGCCTCCCCCGCGGGTGAGGACGAGTTCGTCCCCAGCGCCGCGCTAGAGCCTACTCCCGACACACCCGAGGACGAGGATGATGAAGATCTGAGCCTCGAGACGATCAATATCGAATGGACCGATGAAGCCTAG
- a CDS encoding glycosyltransferase family 2 protein: MSSATTPKVGVLVLNWNGRQLLEDFAPSWVAHTPDYAELVIIDNGSTDESLSFLQSAYPEVKVLAFEENYGFAEGYNRAIAALDYPYVVLLNSDAALSEGWLDEALQLLETEPELGAVQPKIRALRAPEAFEYAGAAGGYIDALGYPFCRGRLLDTVEVDRGQYDEPSELLWASGACLIVRRSVYLELGGLDTRFFAHQEEIDLCWRMVSRGWRIRLAPSGVVYHLGGGSLSAESPRKVFLNFRNNLLMLYKNLPTPRLYLVLLLRLMLDALAALVYLLQGRGRHAVAVLRAWRGFLILRPHYELPRGNNMRARRTDLPLPLKPYSLLLHYYLLGHRRYSQLP, translated from the coding sequence ATGTCATCTGCTACTACCCCCAAGGTCGGCGTCCTGGTGCTGAACTGGAACGGCCGACAGCTGCTGGAGGACTTCGCCCCCTCCTGGGTCGCGCACACACCAGACTATGCCGAGCTCGTCATCATCGACAACGGCTCGACCGATGAGTCCCTCAGCTTCCTCCAGAGCGCCTATCCCGAGGTTAAGGTCCTCGCCTTCGAGGAGAACTACGGCTTCGCGGAGGGCTACAACCGTGCCATCGCCGCCCTCGACTACCCCTACGTCGTGCTGCTCAATAGTGACGCTGCCCTGAGCGAGGGCTGGCTGGACGAAGCGCTCCAGCTGCTGGAGACGGAGCCCGAGCTAGGCGCCGTCCAGCCCAAGATCCGTGCCCTGAGGGCGCCCGAGGCCTTCGAGTACGCGGGCGCAGCAGGCGGCTACATCGACGCCCTCGGCTATCCCTTCTGCCGCGGGCGGCTCCTGGACACGGTGGAGGTCGACAGAGGGCAGTACGACGAGCCTAGCGAGCTGCTCTGGGCCTCGGGGGCCTGCCTCATCGTACGCCGCAGTGTGTACCTCGAGCTCGGGGGGCTGGACACGCGCTTCTTCGCCCATCAGGAGGAGATCGACCTATGCTGGCGCATGGTCAGCCGCGGCTGGCGCATCCGCCTCGCCCCTAGTGGCGTCGTCTATCACCTCGGCGGCGGAAGCCTCTCGGCAGAGAGCCCGAGGAAGGTCTTCCTCAACTTCCGCAACAACCTCCTCATGCTCTACAAGAACCTCCCCACGCCGCGCCTCTACCTCGTCCTCCTACTGCGCCTCATGCTGGATGCGCTGGCAGCGCTCGTCTACCTCCTGCAGGGACGAGGACGCCACGCGGTGGCGGTGCTGCGCGCCTGGCGGGGCTTCCTCATCCTGCGCCCGCACTACGAGCTGCCGCGAGGCAATAATATGCGTGCTCGGCGCACGGACCTCCCCCTCCCGCTCAAGCCCTACAGCCTCCTCCTCCACTATTATCTCCTCGGGCACAGGCGCTACAGCCAGCTGCCCTAG
- a CDS encoding PG0541 family transporter-associated protein, whose protein sequence is MKSVFISYNQAYHEEIIELLGKLSLRGYTYWEVTQGRGSATGDPHLGSHAWPTLNSSLLVIAPADKVPTLLERLKAMDEETPAQGLRAFVWAVEASI, encoded by the coding sequence ATGAAAAGTGTATTCATCTCCTACAATCAGGCCTACCACGAGGAGATCATAGAGCTCCTCGGCAAGCTCAGCCTCCGCGGCTATACCTACTGGGAGGTCACCCAGGGACGCGGAAGCGCCACAGGCGATCCTCACCTCGGCTCGCACGCCTGGCCTACACTCAATTCGTCCCTCTTGGTCATCGCGCCCGCCGACAAGGTGCCCACGCTCCTGGAGCGCCTCAAGGCCATGGACGAGGAGACGCCTGCCCAGGGCCTGCGTGCCTTCGTCTGGGCGGTCGAGGCCTCCATCTAG